TCCGAGCGACTGAAGCGCAACGCCGACGGGTGGTCGGGTGGCAGCATCCCGCGGGCCAGGCCATTGCAGTACGTGGGCGCCCCCAGCGTCTGCGCCAGCTCCGTCAGGCTGTCCGCGGCTGCGGACCAGTACGCGCCCGAGCCAGCCAGCAGCACCGGCCTCGTTGCCGAGCCGATCAGCCGGGCCACCGCTGCCACCTCGTCCGGGTCCGGGCCCGGCGCTGAGGTGAACCGGCGGCAACCCGGCAGGACGCCATCGGTGACCGGCGTCAGTTGCACGTCCAGCGGCAGGTCCAGCAGCACCGGGCCGCTGCGCGGGGCCTGAGCCGCCGTGAACGCCCACTCGGTGAGTTCGGCCAGCCGCGAGCCGTCCATCGCGGTCTCGGCGCGTTTGGTGATAGGTCGCAACAACTCCACGTGCGGAGCGTCCTGCAGGCCGCCCAGGCCTTCCAGCAGAACGGGATTGCGCCCCGACAACAGCACCACCGGGCTCTGCGCATACCACGCGTTGGCGATCGCGGTCACCGAGTTGGTCAGCCCCGGGCCAGCGGTGACGGCGGCGACCTGAGGACGCCGCCGGAGCCGGGCCAGCGCGTCAGCGGCATGCACCGCGGCAGCCTCGTGCCGGAAGTCGATCAACCGGATGCCCTGCTGCGCGCAGCCCTGAAAGATCGGCGAGATGTGGCCTCCGGTCAGGGTCATGACCTCCGTGATTCCTTCGGCCGTCAACTGGGCGCACAACAGGTCTGCGCCGGTGCGGGCCTGGGCCGGGATGCGGCCGGCTGCCGGGGCCGGGATGCGGCCGGTTGCCCGCGCCGGCTGGGCCTCGGCGCCTGTGACCGGGTCGATGGCCGGGAGTTGATCGAGATCGCGCGAGCCCGACCAGCCGGGTGCCATCTCCTCCAGCAGCAATTGCACGACCAGCGCGGTCAGGCCCCAGATCACACCACCCCCAGGCAGCCGCCAGGCCACGGCCGCGCGGCCGTCCTCGGCGACGGCCCTGCGGTGGGTGGACTCGTCCAGCAGCACCGCGACCGGCACTAGCAGCGGGTCGGCGACCTCGGCCGAAGATTTCAGCGGATGCGGCTTTCGCCATCGGGCGTACACCGCAACGATCAGATCGTCGTTCTCGGGCAGCCTGATCAGCGGGCTCTCCCCGAGCACCTCCACCGTCTCCGGCTCCAGCCCGACCTCTTCGAACGCCTCCCGCAGGACGGTCTGGGCCGGCGACTCACCGGGTTCACATCGGCCGCCGGGCAGCGCGATATCGCCGGGAAAGGCGCGCAGCTCCGCTGACCGGGTGGTGAGCAGGAGCCGAGCAGTTCCATCGACGCGGCCAATCAGGGCGAGCACCGCATGCGAGGGATGAAGGCCAGGCATCTGGCCCGTGCTAGAGGTGAACGGCGATCAGAACCGGCCGACCCTCGCGGGGCTTGATCAAAATGTCGTACCGTCGCCCTTCGGTGAGCCCGGTCTTGAGAATGACGTCCGGTTCCATCTCCTCGCGCAGCATCCTGCCGATGCTGTTGGAATCCTCAGTGACCTGCGCCTGCACTTCATCAGCCATCGGATGCCCCCTCGTACCACGCGGCTATCAGGCGTGATGTATATCACACATCTGCACCAGATGGGGTCGTAGTCGGTCTGTTGCAGTTCACCGGCGCCAGTCCGCTGTGCTTCCTCGAGGCCGCGGCTTGTCTGCGGGCACGGAGTGTGGACATACTCGCCCGCGAAATCTGCCCCGGGCTCCTCCAGGGTTGACGCCTGAGCGATGCAGGGAGATGTTGGTGCTCGCTGTCCCGACGCGCTGCGTACTGCGGTATGGCTTCCTGACGTCCGGATGAGCGCGCCCATCCTGATCCTCGCAGCGGGCCAGCGGTGCGGGAGCACGCTCATCCAGCGGCTGCTGTCCTCCCACCCCGAGGTCCTGATCTGGGGTGAGCATGCGGGCCAGCTTCGCCAGATCCTGGCGGTGAGCCAGCGGCTGCACGAGTGGGCGGCCGAGCACGGCCAGCTCGGACGCCTGGGCTACGAGCGCGCCGGCCACCAGAGCTTCATGGCCAACCTGACTCCGGAGCCCGTCCATATCGATGAGGCGGCGCGTGCCTTCGTCCAGACCCTGTTCGCCAAACCCGCTGAGAGCGCGGGTAGGCCGATCTGGGGGTTCAAGGAAGTCCGTTACGGCCTGGCCGAGGCCCTCGCCATCCAGGGCCTGTTCCCCGGCTGCCGGGTGGTGCACATCGTTCGGGACCCGCGCGACGTCCTGCGCAGCCTCGATGTGTGGGAGCGAGCCGGCGGCTGGCCCAGGAGCGACACCGAGGTGGTGGTGGGCGACTGGACGCGAGTCGCGGGCAGCTTCTGGTCGGCCTCGCCCGACCTGCCCCCGTGGGTGCTGCGAGTGCGATACGAGGACCTGATCTCGGACCCGATGCGATGGTGCGCGCGGATCGCCCAGCACTGCGGCCTGCAGACCGACCTGTTTGACACCACGGTGTTCGACAAGCGGATCCACGCCGCCGGCCTGCGCGGGCGGACCCGCAGGGACATCAGGGATTGGGCTGATCTGCCGGCCTCGATGCGTGCCCTGCTGGACAGCGACGAGGTGCGCCTGGTCGGCCGCGCCTGCGGATACGACCTCGGCGCCTGAGCGTCCGCGCTTGTCCGCCGCCGCGAAGTGCGGTCATACTCGCAGCGATTTCCGCCTCGGGGCTGTCCGGGGTGTGGGGCGCCTTTTCCGAAGCAGGGAGACACCGGTGGCCGCTGTCGGAAGGTGCAGTGTCGTCATTCCCACCTATAACCGGGCGGAGTTG
The sequence above is drawn from the Jatrophihabitans sp. genome and encodes:
- a CDS encoding sulfotransferase → MSAPILILAAGQRCGSTLIQRLLSSHPEVLIWGEHAGQLRQILAVSQRLHEWAAEHGQLGRLGYERAGHQSFMANLTPEPVHIDEAARAFVQTLFAKPAESAGRPIWGFKEVRYGLAEALAIQGLFPGCRVVHIVRDPRDVLRSLDVWERAGGWPRSDTEVVVGDWTRVAGSFWSASPDLPPWVLRVRYEDLISDPMRWCARIAQHCGLQTDLFDTTVFDKRIHAAGLRGRTRRDIRDWADLPASMRALLDSDEVRLVGRACGYDLGA
- a CDS encoding thiamine pyrophosphate-binding protein, which gives rise to MPGLHPSHAVLALIGRVDGTARLLLTTRSAELRAFPGDIALPGGRCEPGESPAQTVLREAFEEVGLEPETVEVLGESPLIRLPENDDLIVAVYARWRKPHPLKSSAEVADPLLVPVAVLLDESTHRRAVAEDGRAAVAWRLPGGGVIWGLTALVVQLLLEEMAPGWSGSRDLDQLPAIDPVTGAEAQPARATGRIPAPAAGRIPAQARTGADLLCAQLTAEGITEVMTLTGGHISPIFQGCAQQGIRLIDFRHEAAAVHAADALARLRRRPQVAAVTAGPGLTNSVTAIANAWYAQSPVVLLSGRNPVLLEGLGGLQDAPHVELLRPITKRAETAMDGSRLAELTEWAFTAAQAPRSGPVLLDLPLDVQLTPVTDGVLPGCRRFTSAPGPDPDEVAAVARLIGSATRPVLLAGSGAYWSAAADSLTELAQTLGAPTYCNGLARGMLPPDHPSALRFSRSEALRSADVVLVLGADFDFRLGYGRPPVFGDDVAVVHVDPDASRIGHARDVRHGVVSDIRLFLEALNRLGHSFARRVEPDWLTELRACDDRRRAASQQAIELDQVPIHPLRFIAELARFADPDATLIVDGGDIASMAASALAPNAPGRWLDTGPFGCLGVGIPFAMAARLAHPDNQVLAVLGDGAFGFNGMELDSAVRQSLPFVAAIGNDGAWGEMRTFHETMYGAENMQAQYLSQGTRYDRVSEALGGYGERVELPDQIAGALRRAADSNLPAVIDVVLDPSYRHRGATSAAAASLMPAAALAEPGPAGPQQRGG